Within the Platichthys flesus chromosome 16, fPlaFle2.1, whole genome shotgun sequence genome, the region agtcacgcagctcctccacatcttctctgctgctccagttcttagatctcagcacagcaggtttagaaagtttgagtttctgtctgtaagccgggatcaggtgaatgagagcgTGGTCGGATAGACCCAGGGTAGCGCGGAAAACTGCATGataagccttgctgatggtgctgtagcAGTGGTCTAGGGTGTTCTCCCCCCTGGTAGGGCAttttataaactgtttataaTTTGGGAGTTCCTGAGATAAGTTCCCCTTATTACAGTCCCCAAGAACAATAACGGGGGAATaggttttctctctccttctctccattcCTAGTATCTGCTCAGCGAGTTGTCGTTGAGCCTCACGCACGTCAGCTTGTGGGGGGATGTAAACACCGGCCAGgataaaagaggtgaattcacGGGGAGAGGAGAacggtctgcaggtgatgacaaaagtttccaggtccggagaacaggactgtaaaattactttcacgtcgctgcaccagccatggtttatataaaaacaaatccctccgcCTTTTGCATTGCTATGAGGATCGGGTCGCGGTCAGTGCGTAACAGTTGAAAGCCGGTCAGCTGTGCGGTCCGGTGCAGTCCGGTGTAGCTTCGATCAGCCATGATTCCGTGAAATAATGTATAAAGCAGTTTAGTATATAAGTGGCTTACACACTATACAAACagatgaggaagaaggaaaatgaAGAAGGAAAAGTAACAACATCTTCTTAAGCATCGACCTCAGACACAGACCTCCTTGATAAACAACAGGTGGAGGTGCAGCCGGTGAGAATCCCGGCTGAGGGTACATTTCTTGCGGATGTACCATACCCCCGTAGTTCATGGGTTGTCCAGGGTATGGTGGAGCTGAGACCTGTTGTGGGTTTCCCTCCTCTATAGCTTGATTTCCTGACTGGATGAGAGGAAGTTGGAGTATGAatgtatttaattcaaattgtaTGACATGTACAGGAAACACATTCTGCCTCATAGTTCAATGAAATTCTTAATTTTGCGAAACCTCTCAGCCACGTCAAACCCCACTTAACATTGTTCACACAGCACTTTGTCAATGGGTTTTTGGCAGTGGCGTTTCTATATTAGGGGCACGTTGGACACTGCCCCACCAAAACCAGATGGCGCCTTTGTGCATAACGTTCAATACAActgtactttgtggcaaaatattttttattttattttatatgcaaagtagcgtgaatgtgtgtgtgaataaacttggTTCACAATcattatagtcttgttttggagtcatttgATTCGTTGCGTTTCGAtctgtgtgcttgctctttGAAATGagcttctctcttgccgtccaTCTCTGCTCTGGGGACAAAGGCCCAaacttaagactgttgccatggaaacaccaatgagcctGAACCACACAGGAcaaagttaacattgggtgggggggcactTTCGGATGTTTTCCACGAAATCTGCCTCGACTCGAGTAATGCGAaacgcgactccagctccgagcctgtttCCTGCTCGGCTTCACCTGATCTAACAGATTATCCCCGGTCATTGAACACGACCTGAGACTGTGGAGAGATTTCACTCACACATCAGATGAATAATACGGTTTGATGTACGGCTTGTTCTCCTGACGGAGAAGCTAGACatgtctgcgctcccgtttctgtggtaatcaagtttagtattttatttatgtgttagaagtgattcgcaggtaACGACATCTCTGTACCtggcttgttagcttagctCTGCTAGCCTGCAGGCAAGAAACCAGCGATGCTAACGGGACCGTACAGAGTTATTGGAgaataagctccaccacgtTAGATATCtaatggtatgtaaagttgtttcactcgccaactcatttgacttgactacgttacacagattattattctgcagaaacacatttacagtgATCAACttaaacgtgagtatttaaagtcacatctgcattttaagagcagctgtttaaagtagcattacatctcctaaagctctttattcagagtattgatgttgaTGTGAGGTAAGGTGTATCAGTGAAAACTAAAATTGTCTTGCTACATTCAGTTTTTTACATTGTTAATATTACCCACCACCTATTTCCTTAACTGAATTGATTATAATCTGatgaactttgaagtaataaacttttattttgaccaTGTAAGTCTGTTAAGGagttaacctggcacatgtatgactttacatatctgtgtatttgtgttgaatgTTCCACTAGGATGTCTAACATGACgtcatacaaaattgccccacCAGAAATTTCAGCCTAAAATCACCACTGGTTTTGGATGAATGTGACAGAAAAGTGTTGAAGCAGATGAacccaggatgcagagtttTAAACAAAGGTGTCCTTTTAATAGGTATGTTTATcaggaaaaaacaaccaaaagcACACGGGGGAAAACACTGGAGGCTTCCATGAAGATGCAGAGGACGGGAGCTCAGGAGCCAAGACAAATCAAAAAGCACAGGAGAGGAAGCACAGGAGATGCCAATAAACATTTCGACGACGTACCGACcaggacaaagggaagcacagagaccAGTGTTGGGGAGTAACGGAAGATACATGTACCGGTGTTACGTATTTAGAATACAAATTATGAGTAGCTTTATTCCTTTAGTTAGAATTTCGTTAGCACGAAGAAAGACGGCGCCACGAACGGCTGCCTCATGTGTTGGTGCGCACTTCTGTGATTGTTTTTAGTATTTCATTCTGTTCATTGCGACCCAACTCAGATTATTTTCACAATGGACAAGCTTCTTaacatcagggacacaacaccatcTGATTTATGTCCCATCTTTCTCGCCTCTTCCGTGGATTTAGTggacaacagctgcacctccagccacCCCTCTGTCAAACTCTGAAGTTTGGCGACGACACAACCCTAATTTGATTAatctccaatggggacgaggccacCTACAGAAAGGAAGTtgacagcctggcttcctggtgcagccagaaccacctggagctgaacgctttaaaaactgtagagatggtagcagacttcaggaggagcccagcccaaaccgccccctcTCCCTGTGCAACTCCCCAGTCTTTCAGATTCCAGGGGATGATCAtcgcacaggacctgagatgggccgagaacatcacctccaccatcaagaaggccaagcagaggatgttcttcatGCGGCAactgaaaatattaaacatgccatggaaagtgatggttgagtttataacagccatcattgagtccatcctcacctcatcaaTTACCGTCTGgtttgctgcctccactgccaaagacaagggcagactgcagcggatcaatCTGTCAGCcaagaaggtcatcggctgtgacctgccggctctcatagacttgttccactccaggaccagtaagagagcagccAAGATCATTGCGGATCCTTCCCATCCCAGTCACCACCTTTTTCAGAGACTTccatccggaaaaaggttcctggctatcaggactaaaacctcacGCCAacagaacagttttttccccatggtaGTGGGGCTCACAACCAAGCCCCCTGCTCAACTGACTATAACAAcaccgcattcctacacttataaaatgcaataTAGTGTGGAAGTAATTCAAGTATTCcaaatacgttactcagattagttcaTGTAACGGAATATGTTACAgatgacatttttaggcatgTGTTCTTGTAACGGattacgttttgaaagtatccttcccaacactgacAGGGACTTATATacagacacagggaaggcaggggcaattagacacaggtgaaacacatgaggactggcgCAGACAATCACCaaaaggaagtgaagacagaaaacgcacaaggaacagagactacaaaataaaacagtgaaaacaggaaataactcAAACATACACAACAGAGATTTACTAAATAAACAGAGAACACttcaaacagagggagaacCTTAACAATAGAAAATACCAAACCGTGACAAAATTTACAGCAGTAACAGGTATTTTCAAAGCACTGTTATAGTTTTATTGCTACTTTGAATCTTACCAAAGGTGTCAAATTGATGGAGTGTAGTTAATTGTCATGATGtagaacagtggttctcaacctttttttcagtgacgtacccccttcgaagaaaaaattctgccgagtaccctctaaccagcgcaaagcatttttggttgaaagaaagatgtaatgtgatttattaagccttgtaactagacacattcaaatttaaaactccatcaatgtccataacattgctcatttgtagtggtctctcttgaactatttcaaaataaaaagatataaaaataactaaagactttaattattatctcaatataaataaagatttgtgcacctcaaaataattatcaacttaaagtgacctcttttgggatcataataaagatatgttctcaaactgaactcatgaacttaattatagctaaacacttcgtcacaaaaaataaatcattaacttagttttaaataaaagattagctcaaaacatatttttttaatatttatcatcttaaaatatattctttaaagatcgaaaagaatactgacaggtagcttgtttccgtttgctttggggaggcttttcgcatcgtgtcttgagatgacctgaattcagaaagtttcctcttaaaaaactcaggtggcttaccaacatgaatttcatgttttgtctggagataccgctgaagatgtggtggcttaatgccactgttggctaatctctccccacagaaaaaacaaaaagtgtaaataacccaatctatgttattgttaatataattgaagtgtctttttgttattttattgtgaaatatttgctcgctttaaggtcatacaatttcgttttcgcttttgtattacatgcttttattttgaaagggtaccggtagggacgcggacttcttgttatgaatcattaacttcacaacggaaaacgtgtacgttttagcgcccctccgaagaggcacaaactctcacggtgttgtttagggaaggctctctgctctggtttcgccatctttggtacttgtccctccgtgtttcagcagcattgctgctgcacttcaactcgactccattgttgaagttttcaaggcaggtgatgacaggcgatgacaggtggcgtgtgccaggttgggtcaaaccatcggtatgggggagactctgtttttgtaggataattaaaaaacagagtctcagagcctactgaatatacaatttagttcatgaacttacacttatattttattgaatatttgttaaataacaatttttcaaagatttttgaatggatgctaattttaaatatataaaaaaaatatctcaagtaccccctggagtaccttcaagtacccccaggggtacgcgtacccccatttgagaatcactgatgtAGAAATACAAAGTGAACTACATGCACCTATACATCAACATTGAACTTAAGAACGATATCTGTAACGTTGAAGAAAAGTAGGTCTCGTTCTGGCCGGATGTGAGCGGTTGACAACAGCAAGTGATTTTCTTTGAGTCATTTCCTTTGGGGGCAACAGAGCCCTGAAGGCACATTGTTCTGACAGTAGAAGCCGAGACCTGCACAGATACTTCTTCAGTGAACCAGTATTATTAGAGTATCAGTGCTTCTTTAGTCTGTATTTGGATCATACAGAAGAATGCATTGCCACAGTCAATTCTACTGAGTCTGCTCGTGGTGAACAGGCCCAGTCCGTCCCTGTGTCTCGTCATCAATCCATCCTAAATCCATTAGAGCATATATCCAGACAACATCTATTTCACAGTGGTGGAATATATCATTTGACCTGGTTGAATGACTACGCCTGCCTCAAACTAACtaaaaactttaacaaaataGCAACAGCATATCATCGTTATATAGCTTCAAATGTGTTCAATAAGCTTTACTGTACCTACCTGTGACTTTCCACTAACAAGAAGGTCTCTACTGGAGCTGCCTGGTCCTGACTGATGCAAGAAGAAGGAGAGTAAAACTGAGAGAGTCCCGGAAGAAGACATTTATTGAGGACAGTACAGAAACATTATTAGAGCATGATGCCACACTGATTGAAAACTAAGTAGAGAAAGGGATGTCTGTAAAGCCTCGTCTTTCAGCAAAGATTTAATTCTTTATATTTGTACTTCATTACTTCCCACCAACAGGAACTCAATGATACATGATACAAAGCCAAAAATAACAATAGTATTAATCAACATGTATTGCAAGATCATCAAATAACAGTACATCACAATATTggtcaaactgaaaaaaatacaaagtgtcCCCAGAGAGGTAAAGCGCAGAATAGAAATGATTAaattatacataatatataatattagtCTGTTTGCCTCTTAAGCAAAATcaatttaatgtgtttttttaagataaacaaaatgaagcACAGACCAAGCAAGGAATGCAGAATTAATTTGTTAGAGCAGGTGAGTATTAAATACTGGGAGTCAACAATAAACACGAGAGCTTTTGAATGACTCATTTCCTGAAGCATGTGAAGGCACCATCACAACAGCTGAGTTGTTGACCAGATCAAGCGATGATGTCACATCAAGCTAATGACGTAATGACAGAGCATTGTCCTGCTATCATGCAAAGTCTCAATGAgagaaattatatattttattattattattattgtaatttttatgcatttttattcCATATTTCATGCTTCAAGCTTGCCAAAGACAATAAAAATTGGCTTAATATTTCCTCATTCCCCTACAAATCGCCTACTGTGTTTTTGCCTCAGGGGAATTCATGTTTACTGGTCGTTGAGGTAGTCTTCTCCATACAAAAGCATCTGTTTCAGTGCGCACACTATCGCAGGGTTAATTTTGTCATTTGACTCAGTTTCCTCATTGTAGTTCTTCACAAGGAATATGCAGTTCTTTGGAAGGCCCAGCAGCTGGTGAAATTGTTCAACCTAAGTCAAAGTAACAACATTTATGTTGATCAGTAATCGTACAGCGATGAACAAACAAAATTACATATATGCAGATAAATGGAATTATGCAAAAACTCCAAAATGTACCTTTTCCTTCAGGTACTTGCTCTTGTAGATATTGCTTGTGTCCTTTTTAATCTCGGGACAGGCGTCATCAACTTTGGTGATAATAGCCAGTTGGGGAATTCCTGTCGATAAAGAAAAATcagtatttcaaacatttgtgtCCTGGTATTTTGACTCATACAATCCAATGTTACACTATCAGTCCTCGCAGAGAAATAGTTGTTTTGCACTCACCCAGTTCACTGGCTGCCTCTCTGACCTTTCTAATCTTCTTCACCATCTCATCACTTAACCTAGACACTGCGTCAGCAGGAACAACACCCACCAGAACGTGAACTTTGTCTTCCAAAGTGGGATCAGAGTTGTAGCCATCATCACCCCTCATCAGTACTTGGTCAGGGTTGAACtagaaatcaattaaaaatatattcagatAATAATTTacttattcttctttttctgtggTTGACctcatttgtttgtcttgtttacaAGATTTAACTGATGTACATGTGGCTGCCATGTGCCCTAAACTCAGCAATTTGCCGATAGAAAAgtttaatatttgaaaaagaaGTGTAAGAACAATTTACTTTGTTTGATGAGACAGGAAATGTGCACATCACGTTGTCAAATTTCAGTTATCATTTTGATTACtaagataaatataaaacaaacaatgtttttggtttgttaaaatTAGACTTTAAATAATGTCAAAGTTCACAGTGTTGTACCTTGTAACCGTCTTTCACGTGTCCTCTCAGGGCCAGTTTGAGGTCATTCACATTGATTCCACTGTCAGAATCTTGCTCAAGGCCCATGATGTCATTGAAAACAAAAGCGTATTTGACCCCTGGACTTTTGCGAAAGTCGAAGGTCTTGTACTGTAAGGCAGGAGGTGCAATTATTTACATGAATGAATCAAAGTAAATATCACCAGTTGTCTGTTGGCCGATCAGTAATTTGTGGAGAGGCTGGAGAAAGGTGATTTGTTTGAACATCCACAGATTAAAACTCTGGGCCTCTAGTTCATACATTAACCTGAAATTTAAATGTACTCAGATGATCAACATACAGACTCGGAAagatttaatgtttcatttcatttattttgtgctCACTAGAATGTATTGCTCTCAGACATAAAGACAACATTTGTACaaaacattcaatattaatcttctgtttttacattttaatattagtAGAAGTTTCTCTGTATTTAAATCAGTGAACTACTATTGAAAATGAATTCCTGTGGTTTGTTACCCTCAATGGAGTTTTATCCTTTCCTGTTGTTCATACCTGTTTGGTGTAGCTGCTCCCAGAGACTGCATCTGTCGGAGCTCGACCAGCAGATCTGCCTCTTAAAACAGTGTCGACAGAGTTGATGAAGCTCGACTTCCCAGCACCAACTGGTCCATGAAGCAGAATCCTGAGATGTTTGACCTGTTCGTTTTCAGGCTGGTAATCTTTCACAAAGTCAAGATTTTCCCTGTACTTCCTGTAAATTACAGAAAATCTTTTAACAATCAGAATAAAGTGCTGTATTACTCTTATTAATGATTGCACAATATTGCaattgtgatcttttttttttcacacacacaacgagaTGTTTAAGTCATGTGTTGAGCAGCAGAAGCACAAATTCTGAGGACAAAatggaaacacactgactgaatgTTAGATCATACTCACTCTGACACCTCCCTCCATGGCTGCTCTAAGAGTGGTGCAGGGGGTGTCACCGGCCTCGGCGACGGCGGCGGCGATGGCGTAGAATTACCTTAAAAGAACCAAACTTTGATTATTGagaatgttttttgtgattgttcatttgtttattcaGGATATTAGGATCGTATTACAAGTAGCTGAACATGTAACAGGACTTACCTCCTCCCATTGCTGTAAAGTAGAAGAGTCAGATTACATGTTAATGCAGGATTTCAccgcagaggaggaagatgcaATCAGATTGtaacttaaaggtccagtgtgtaagatgatGGTAAAAGGTTATTGTATATTTACCCTTAAATGGTTCCTTtcaatttaaatactttaaatttacataaggagcaggtcctctctacggaggcagccatgttttttacagtagcccagactggacaaactaaactccCTATGAGTTTGAACCTGTGgtaactgaaggctgccacaggttttATTTCATGATGAAAGGGGAGGTAAcaggtgttcagctgcaacatgcaagtTCACAACTAGtggtcactacattctacacccTGAACCTTTTAGCATAACTGCTAATACAACAATACAAAAATCTTATTTTACATGAGTAAGAATTCCTCTTGTCAAATCCTGTTGAACTACTTATTACCAGTAGCATATACTGGTTACGTGATAAAAATGACCACATGGAGTTTTGCTGTTTATTGTCTTGATGAGGTAAATAAATAAGCTTAAGCTTGACAGTCACAGTCACAGtaacaaaaaaactttaatcatgactttatttgtatagctcttctataaacaaggttacaaagggCTTCACAAAAGTCCATGACAAAAAATGTATGACCTAAAATAAAAGGTATTCCATTCAGTTCAATAGTAGTAACAGACAGATTGAAGTCCTTACCTTTGCTTATGTGGCTCTGGACAGAGTGACTCTGGaacaaggaggagaagatgatttTATAGGcaacactttcactttctttttaagGCAGGGACCAAGGTCAAaccaaatcaaaccaaactaattaaaatgatcGTAACCCTATCGAGCATCTGAAACTCATAATCATAACTCTCATTCAATAATTTCCAGGTTGGATCTGGTACCTCATTTGTCATTATAATATctctaaataaatgttgtgtacTTCTGTTCAAAATTGTCTGTTCTGCCACTGTTTTGCGTTTCTTTGACTTTAGTGTGGCTCCCGTTTTAGGACCAAGGACAGAAAGTTTACTTAAAGAGACGGTTGATAAGCAGACAGAAAATATATCATCATCATAAACAAAGTATTATTTATTGGTTCGTTAAAACATATTAATCATTGCACTACACTGAAATAACACTTACACTTGAGGTTATAATAGCATGAGGTGAACTTACCTGATAGAAGAAAATAACTCTCTTATGGGAACTTAAATGTTTCCCCTTCA harbors:
- the LOC133971526 gene encoding interferon-induced protein 44-like — encoded protein: MGGGNSTPSPPPSPRPVTPPAPLLEQPWREVSEKYRENLDFVKDYQPENEQVKHLRILLHGPVGAGKSSFINSVDTVLRGRSAGRAPTDAVSGSSYTKQYKTFDFRKSPGVKYAFVFNDIMGLEQDSDSGINVNDLKLALRGHVKDGYKFNPDQVLMRGDDGYNSDPTLEDKVHVLVGVVPADAVSRLSDEMVKKIRKVREAASELGIPQLAIITKVDDACPEIKKDTSNIYKSKYLKEKVEQFHQLLGLPKNCIFLVKNYNEETESNDKINPAIVCALKQMLLYGEDYLNDQ